A genomic segment from Rickettsia endosymbiont of Lasioglossum villosulum encodes:
- a CDS encoding DNA-3-methyladenine glycosylase: MNNKLIPLGREFFARDTNIVSQELLGKVLYFQGKTAIITETESYIGQDDPACHAARGRTKRTDIMFGPAGFSYVYLIYGMYYCLNFVTETDGFPAATLIRGAYIISTKDLYTADTSKVGSQISGEAARHRKLREQRHIPKFDVPNLEVSKLDGPGKLCKYLGINISHNKIDLINNNEFFVSDINLKLPYSTTTRIGITKGIDKLWRYVVTNPIDLTKISF, translated from the coding sequence ATGAATAATAAATTAATCCCTTTGGGACGTGAGTTTTTTGCAAGAGATACTAATATAGTAAGTCAGGAGCTGCTGGGTAAGGTTTTATATTTTCAAGGCAAAACAGCTATTATTACTGAAACTGAAAGCTATATTGGACAAGACGATCCAGCTTGTCATGCTGCAAGAGGTCGTACAAAAAGAACTGATATAATGTTTGGTCCGGCTGGTTTTAGCTATGTTTATCTGATTTACGGCATGTATTATTGTCTAAACTTCGTAACCGAAACTGATGGCTTTCCTGCTGCTACTTTAATTAGAGGAGCATATATTATTTCTACTAAGGATTTATATACCGCAGATACTTCAAAAGTTGGAAGTCAAATAAGTGGTGAGGCAGCTAGGCATAGAAAACTACGTGAGCAAAGGCACATCCCGAAATTTGACGTACCAAATCTTGAAGTATCAAAGTTAGATGGACCAGGCAAGCTATGTAAATATTTAGGGATTAACATCTCTCATAATAAAATTGACCTAATCAATAACAACGAATTTTTTGTTAGCGACATCAATTTAAAACTCCCCTATTCTACCACTACACGCATCGGCATAACTAAAGGCATAGATAAGCTATGGCGTTATGTTGTCACCAATCCTATTGATTTAACAAAAATATCATTTTAA
- a CDS encoding autotransporter outer membrane beta-barrel domain-containing protein, with translation MQDIPDNNSVIALNDEELESNYNEIIELIEHNFDADNSLNENIDNLAKNGVADNYNLNDESKINSNTEENFENNLVHHANNSLTSTKNSTTTEFAPRRVVNNTDILISNIDNRLNSLTRNFGALAAGDEEQIYGFYINPFIGKATQKETKEISRYHSTSRGTIIGHDAHLNNSLQLGANFTRVETKFNFPKYKTTVRSNYYSLYGLYIPSNQNIFTSIIGIYGISDIINFNQRKNTHKAYTSTIQVMLGSNYKLFSTTHIKPMLGLKYNKIREASYLEDNLSIASVKEQTIESILGVKLANPNTLKSVIITPEIYAFAHKNIKSKIPSAQTNIIDNRILPIYIRKLPLSFSYGAKLSLKTKSIEIGINYNGTKANKFISHLGSINFKINL, from the coding sequence TTGCAAGATATACCAGATAATAATTCCGTTATAGCCTTAAATGATGAAGAATTAGAGTCAAATTATAACGAAATAATTGAATTGATCGAGCATAATTTTGATGCAGATAACAGTTTAAACGAAAATATAGATAATTTAGCTAAAAATGGAGTAGCTGATAATTATAATCTAAATGATGAAAGCAAAATAAATAGTAATACTGAAGAAAATTTTGAAAATAATTTAGTACATCATGCTAACAATAGCTTAACATCAACGAAAAATTCTACAACCACAGAATTTGCACCACGTAGAGTGGTTAATAATACCGATATTTTAATATCTAATATTGATAATAGATTAAATTCATTAACAAGAAATTTTGGAGCATTAGCCGCAGGAGATGAAGAGCAAATTTATGGATTTTATATTAATCCATTTATAGGCAAAGCAACTCAAAAAGAAACAAAAGAAATAAGTAGATATCATAGTACAAGTAGAGGCACAATAATAGGGCATGATGCACACTTAAACAATTCTTTGCAACTTGGAGCAAATTTTACTAGAGTAGAAACAAAATTTAATTTTCCAAAATATAAAACTACAGTTAGAAGTAATTACTACTCATTGTATGGACTATATATACCTTCAAACCAAAACATCTTTACAAGTATAATTGGAATATATGGAATTAGTGATATAATTAACTTTAATCAAAGAAAAAATACTCACAAAGCCTATACTAGTACTATACAAGTAATGCTTGGCTCTAACTATAAGTTATTTAGTACTACGCATATTAAGCCTATGTTAGGACTTAAATATAACAAAATTAGAGAAGCATCATATTTAGAAGATAATTTATCAATAGCAAGTGTTAAAGAGCAGACGATTGAAAGTATCTTAGGGGTAAAATTAGCAAATCCAAATACACTAAAATCAGTAATTATTACTCCTGAAATATATGCTTTTGCCCATAAAAATATTAAGTCAAAAATACCAAGTGCTCAAACAAATATTATAGATAATAGAATATTACCTATATATATTAGGAAACTACCTTTAAGTTTTAGTTATGGGGCAAAATTAAGCCTTAAAACAAAATCAATTGAGATAGGAATAAATTATAATGGAACTAAAGCAAATAAATTTATATCGCATTTAGGAAGTATAAACTTCAAAATTAATTTATAA
- the nuoE gene encoding NADH-quinone oxidoreductase subunit NuoE: MNTKITNFSFDKKNLSLAEDIIKKYPPEGKRSAILPLLDLAQRQNGGWLPVPAIEYVANMLEMPYMRAYEVATFYTMFNLKPVGKNHIQVCTTTPCWLRGSDDIMKTCKEKLGIKDKEVTKDQKFSLIEIECLGACVNAPVVQINDDYYEDLTPEKMEELINKLQND, encoded by the coding sequence ATGAATACAAAAATTACAAATTTTAGTTTTGATAAGAAAAATTTAAGTCTAGCGGAGGATATCATAAAAAAATATCCACCGGAGGGCAAAAGAAGTGCCATATTACCACTTCTTGATTTAGCTCAACGTCAAAATGGTGGCTGGCTGCCTGTTCCTGCTATTGAATATGTGGCTAATATGCTAGAAATGCCGTATATGCGAGCTTATGAGGTGGCAACTTTTTACACTATGTTTAACCTTAAGCCTGTCGGTAAGAATCATATCCAAGTGTGCACTACTACCCCTTGTTGGCTACGTGGTAGCGATGATATAATGAAAACTTGCAAGGAAAAACTTGGCATAAAAGATAAAGAAGTTACAAAAGATCAGAAATTTAGCTTAATTGAAATTGAATGTTTAGGAGCATGCGTTAACGCTCCGGTAGTGCAAATTAACGACGATTATTATGAAGATTTAACGCCGGAAAAGATGGAAGAGCTAATAAATAAACTGCAAAATGACTAG
- a CDS encoding mechanosensitive ion channel family protein has product MYHIEEGIELISQKFLALWKYELFPIANNQITVSNICIFILLLLFGIKYSERLSKSVNNFVSHRFNGNNTSTSIISKLITYSIRILYIIIAMSLANIPMGSLAILGGALAFGLGFGTQTLITNFISGIIIMIEQPIKEGDIIEIKGVIGKVKTIGIRCIILQTTTNHSILIPSSEIILNNVTNWTLDNNIVKYQVEITFPSSETKLNPESLMDKLKTSIGKLDFIIPNEEANVFLTKVDNNGLTFYIRFNIDIKKNSDFEYIKNNLNIALYSQLKNYNIVLNHLDCTKI; this is encoded by the coding sequence ATGTATCATATTGAAGAGGGAATTGAATTAATTTCTCAAAAATTTCTTGCTTTATGGAAATATGAATTGTTTCCTATTGCTAATAACCAGATCACAGTAAGTAATATCTGTATTTTCATACTACTTTTACTATTTGGTATTAAATATTCAGAACGCTTATCTAAATCTGTTAATAACTTTGTAAGTCATAGATTTAATGGTAACAACACTAGCACAAGTATTATAAGTAAACTAATTACATATTCTATACGTATTTTATATATAATTATTGCTATGTCTCTAGCTAATATCCCTATGGGAAGCTTAGCCATTTTAGGCGGAGCATTAGCATTCGGTTTAGGATTCGGTACGCAAACATTAATTACTAATTTTATTAGTGGAATTATTATAATGATCGAGCAACCGATTAAAGAAGGGGATATAATTGAAATAAAAGGTGTAATCGGAAAAGTAAAAACAATAGGTATTAGATGTATTATTTTACAAACTACTACCAATCATTCTATCCTTATTCCTAGTAGTGAAATTATTTTAAATAATGTAACAAATTGGACCCTAGACAATAATATAGTAAAATATCAGGTAGAAATAACATTCCCGAGTAGCGAAACTAAATTAAATCCTGAAAGTTTGATGGATAAACTTAAAACATCAATAGGCAAATTAGATTTTATAATTCCTAATGAAGAAGCGAATGTATTTTTAACAAAAGTAGATAATAACGGCTTAACTTTCTATATTAGATTCAATATTGACATTAAGAAAAACTCTGATTTTGAATATATTAAAAATAATTTAAATATTGCTTTATATTCACAACTTAAAAATTATAATATTGTTTTAAATCACTTAGATTGTACAAAAATATAA
- the mutS gene encoding DNA mismatch repair protein MutS, translating to MNFQEFKHKYGYDAATKMMQQYLDIKFAHLDCLLLFRMGDFYEMFYEDAVLASGVLGIALTKRGKNGDEEVPMCGVPYHALENYLTKLIEENYKVAICDQLETPEEAKNRGGYKAVVNRNVTRIITPGTVIEENLITTAEPNYLASLVVPKNKDTAALCYADLSTSTIFVVNVPELEILNELARLKPHEILLSEHLRSSDLASNISKQLNFRITYQVDSFFAANKCEKIILDFYKMQDIKGVGEISSSQICAIGSILEYLTLTQKENIPNLPKPKIIDFHSYMTIDFSTRRNLEIVTNSCGGNKGSLLSTLNHTVTKQGGRLLYNFLSSPLTDTHKINQRLNITEFFHSNLDITAKVRELLKKTSDIERCLTRITMNRGSGRDLLSIKYTLETANSIKEIFFDNYGFELPSFIEKIVKPLIRNDELYNLIEESICEDAPNNLNDGGVIKHSYHPKVLQLHDLINNGKLHIEKLKDQYKRETGIDSLKISHNNVIGLFIDITAKNANKINDPKFIHRQTTVNSVRYTTIELQKLESDLVNAKTLVVSLEKELYEDICKRVTKQSDYLRILASSLSGIDVFCNFAYIASENDYVRPEFTDDLSFDIVKGRHPVVEEALNKERKSFVHNDCHLSEAERIWLITGPNMAGKSTFLRQNAIIAIIAQIGSFVPAKSARIGMVDKIFSRIGAADDLIKGQSTFMAEMLETSAILAQSTKNSLIILDEVGRGTSTYDGVSIAWSVLEYIHDKLKCRCLFATHYHELTIMDNFLPAMQNYTIAIEESGKDILFLHNIIAGAADRSYGIHVAALAGLPASVINRAEQILLKFEKNAAGKGKNILSTESNNLSLFALEPPKQMQNSKLEEKFKTIDPDKLSPKEALELIYELKKSF from the coding sequence ATGAATTTTCAAGAGTTTAAGCATAAATATGGTTATGATGCTGCTACTAAAATGATGCAGCAATATTTAGATATTAAATTTGCTCACCTAGATTGCTTATTGCTTTTTAGAATGGGTGATTTTTATGAAATGTTTTATGAAGATGCCGTGCTTGCTAGCGGCGTACTCGGTATTGCTCTAACTAAGAGGGGTAAGAATGGTGATGAAGAAGTCCCGATGTGCGGCGTACCTTACCATGCTCTTGAGAATTACCTAACTAAATTAATCGAAGAAAATTATAAGGTCGCTATTTGCGATCAGCTTGAAACCCCTGAAGAGGCAAAAAATAGAGGAGGTTATAAGGCAGTAGTTAATAGAAATGTTACCCGGATTATAACACCTGGCACAGTGATTGAGGAAAACCTAATTACCACTGCTGAGCCGAATTATCTAGCAAGTCTTGTTGTGCCGAAAAACAAAGATACGGCAGCACTTTGCTATGCTGACCTTTCTACTTCCACGATTTTTGTAGTTAATGTTCCTGAGCTTGAAATTCTTAATGAACTTGCTCGCCTAAAACCTCATGAAATTCTGCTTAGCGAGCATTTAAGGTCTTCTGATCTTGCGAGTAATATTTCCAAGCAACTAAATTTCCGCATTACTTATCAAGTCGATAGTTTTTTTGCCGCTAATAAGTGTGAAAAGATTATTCTAGATTTTTATAAGATGCAAGATATTAAAGGGGTAGGGGAAATATCTAGCAGTCAAATTTGTGCGATAGGTAGTATCTTGGAATATCTTACCCTAACGCAAAAAGAAAATATCCCCAATTTACCAAAGCCAAAGATTATCGATTTTCATAGCTACATGACAATTGATTTTTCAACAAGACGTAATCTTGAGATTGTTACAAATTCATGCGGAGGGAATAAAGGAAGCTTGCTTAGCACCCTTAACCACACTGTTACTAAACAAGGTGGGCGGTTGTTATATAACTTCCTATCAAGTCCGTTAACTGATACTCATAAAATAAATCAGCGTTTAAATATAACGGAGTTTTTCCATTCTAATCTAGATATAACCGCAAAAGTCCGTGAGCTACTAAAGAAAACTAGCGATATAGAGCGTTGTTTAACCCGTATTACTATGAATAGAGGTTCGGGGCGTGATTTGCTTAGTATTAAATATACGTTAGAGACGGCTAACTCTATCAAAGAAATATTTTTCGATAATTATGGCTTTGAGCTACCAAGTTTTATTGAAAAAATTGTTAAGCCATTAATAAGAAATGATGAGCTATATAATTTAATAGAAGAAAGCATATGCGAAGATGCCCCGAATAATTTAAATGATGGTGGTGTTATAAAACATTCATATCACCCAAAAGTATTACAGTTACATGATCTAATTAATAACGGCAAATTACATATTGAAAAACTAAAAGATCAGTATAAAAGAGAAACGGGAATAGATAGTTTAAAAATATCTCACAATAATGTGATAGGGCTGTTTATCGATATCACCGCTAAAAATGCTAATAAGATTAATGACCCTAAATTTATTCATCGTCAAACGACTGTTAATAGCGTGCGTTATACTACAATTGAATTGCAAAAACTTGAAAGTGATCTAGTTAATGCTAAAACCTTGGTAGTGAGTTTGGAAAAAGAGTTATACGAAGATATATGCAAGCGGGTAACGAAGCAATCCGATTATTTGCGGATTCTTGCCAGTTCTCTAAGTGGTATTGATGTATTTTGTAATTTTGCTTATATTGCAAGTGAAAATGATTATGTCAGACCTGAATTTACCGATGATTTAAGCTTTGACATCGTTAAAGGGCGGCATCCAGTAGTCGAAGAAGCTTTGAATAAAGAGAGAAAAAGCTTTGTGCATAATGATTGTCATTTATCGGAAGCGGAGCGTATTTGGCTAATCACTGGTCCTAATATGGCAGGTAAAAGTACTTTCCTAAGGCAAAATGCCATTATCGCAATCATTGCTCAAATAGGTTCATTCGTGCCTGCTAAAAGTGCTAGAATAGGGATGGTGGATAAAATATTTAGCAGAATCGGGGCAGCTGACGACCTGATTAAAGGACAATCGACTTTTATGGCAGAAATGCTAGAGACGTCAGCGATCCTTGCACAATCTACCAAAAACTCCCTAATTATATTAGATGAGGTCGGCAGAGGTACTTCAACTTATGATGGTGTATCTATTGCTTGGTCGGTGCTTGAATATATCCATGATAAATTAAAATGTCGCTGCTTATTTGCAACGCATTATCATGAGCTAACTATTATGGATAATTTTCTGCCAGCTATGCAAAATTATACTATTGCTATTGAGGAATCAGGCAAAGATATTTTATTTTTACATAATATTATAGCAGGTGCAGCTGATAGATCGTATGGCATCCATGTTGCAGCCTTAGCGGGGCTGCCTGCAAGTGTTATTAATAGAGCCGAGCAGATTCTGCTTAAATTCGAGAAAAATGCAGCAGGTAAAGGAAAGAATATTTTATCGACAGAGTCAAATAATTTGAGTTTATTTGCTCTTGAGCCTCCTAAACAGATGCAGAATTCTAAACTTGAAGAAAAATTTAAAACCATAGATCCCGATAAACTCTCGCCTAAAGAAGCTCTTGAGTTGATTTATGAACTGAAAAAATCGTTTTAA
- a CDS encoding ATP-binding protein has product MYNRCLKLSLDKKQTAFLWGARKTGKSTYLKELYPNSIYYDLLKTDLQLKYLKKSSDFREEILGLEKDKLALPIIIDEIQKVPVLLDEIHWLIENTDCYFILCGSSTRKLRIAGTNLLGGRAIKYNFYLLVYPEIKKDFNLLKIFNNGLIPSHFISNNPRKLLKAYVEDYLTNEIRVEGLVRNIAAFGRFMDSIAFSHGELLNYSNIARDCSIDAKTVKEYYQILVDTLVGYLLYPYSKKVSREIISSVPKFYFFDVGVANNITQHQFDNTKGQEAGKALEHYIFTELKAYIGLNDLDYRINYWRTKTGLEVDFIISTVRGNKILPIEVKISENVHNSELRGIKSFMEEHKVHKGYIVCLEERLRKITWDTQEIDIIPLQQFLEKLWNNEIIF; this is encoded by the coding sequence ATGTATAATAGATGTTTAAAATTAAGCTTGGATAAAAAACAGACAGCTTTTTTATGGGGGGCAAGAAAAACAGGTAAATCTACTTATCTAAAAGAATTATATCCAAACTCTATATATTACGATTTATTAAAAACAGATTTACAGCTGAAATATTTAAAAAAGTCTTCAGACTTCCGAGAAGAAATTTTAGGGCTTGAAAAAGATAAACTCGCTTTACCTATTATAATAGATGAAATCCAAAAAGTACCTGTATTGCTTGATGAAATACATTGGCTTATAGAGAATACGGATTGTTATTTTATTTTATGTGGTTCAAGTACAAGAAAATTAAGAATTGCCGGTACAAATTTATTGGGAGGCAGAGCGATAAAATATAATTTTTATCTATTAGTATATCCAGAGATAAAAAAAGATTTTAATTTACTCAAGATATTCAATAATGGCTTAATTCCATCACATTTTATCAGTAATAACCCTCGTAAATTGTTAAAAGCATATGTAGAAGATTATTTAACAAATGAAATCAGAGTCGAAGGGTTAGTACGAAACATAGCAGCTTTCGGTAGATTTATGGATAGTATTGCTTTTTCTCATGGTGAGTTATTAAACTATTCTAATATAGCACGTGATTGTAGCATAGATGCAAAAACAGTTAAGGAATATTATCAAATACTTGTTGATACTTTAGTAGGATATTTACTTTATCCATATAGCAAAAAAGTTAGCAGAGAAATTATATCATCTGTGCCAAAATTTTATTTTTTTGATGTTGGGGTTGCAAATAATATTACCCAGCATCAATTTGATAATACAAAAGGGCAAGAAGCAGGAAAAGCCTTAGAACATTATATATTTACCGAGTTAAAAGCTTATATAGGTTTAAATGATCTTGATTATCGTATAAATTATTGGCGTACTAAAACAGGTCTAGAGGTTGATTTTATAATTAGCACAGTTCGTGGTAATAAGATTTTACCGATAGAAGTAAAAATCTCAGAAAATGTACATAATAGTGAGCTTCGAGGTATTAAATCTTTTATGGAAGAGCATAAAGTACATAAAGGCTATATAGTATGCTTAGAAGAAAGGCTAAGGAAAATAACTTGGGACACGCAAGAAATAGATATAATACCTCTGCAACAATTTTTAGAAAAATTATGGAATAATGAAATTATTTTTTAA
- a CDS encoding ABC-F family ATP-binding cassette domain-containing protein, with the protein MFLEDNKRYGLVGANGAGKTTFFKVLMREEEPAFGEVNVPKNSKVGCLKQDQFLFENTKIIDTVIAGNKELWQALQEKEEILNKQECSDEDGYKLGELEQIIFDNDGYSAEVFASSLLTGLGINEKYHYEPLSILSGGYKLRVLLAQSLFNNPDILLLDEPTNHLDIVSIYWLENYLKNSFKGILIFISHDLAFLNNVATDILDIDYGEIKSYTGNYDNFVQEKAIIAEQKLSERNFLEKKIENMQAWVDKFRAGTRARQSSSREKQLEKIQVPDLQKTSRISPLFRFLQLRSSGKLVLKIDQITKSFEDKQILNKVGFSVSRGEKIIIIGANGIGKSTLLKILMNKIEADQGSYEWGYEAQISYFAQDHHELLNKNISILDWLKNYAEKETENTIRNILGQVLFRSDEVNKNILNLSGGEGARLLLAKMILEKSNILVLDEPTNHLDLESREALKKALVDFEGTVILVTHDRDFASLATRIIALSHKRNIIDFKGKYKEYVEKYGNDYLKI; encoded by the coding sequence ATTTTTTTAGAAGATAATAAAAGATATGGTTTAGTAGGTGCCAACGGAGCTGGTAAAACAACCTTTTTTAAAGTTTTAATGAGAGAGGAAGAACCGGCATTCGGCGAGGTTAATGTACCTAAAAATTCTAAAGTAGGATGTTTAAAGCAAGATCAATTTCTCTTTGAAAATACCAAAATTATAGATACGGTAATAGCAGGCAATAAAGAATTATGGCAAGCCTTGCAAGAAAAAGAAGAAATATTGAATAAGCAAGAATGTAGTGATGAAGATGGCTATAAGCTTGGTGAACTTGAGCAAATAATATTTGATAATGATGGATATAGTGCTGAAGTTTTTGCAAGTAGTTTGCTTACAGGGCTTGGGATAAATGAAAAATATCATTATGAGCCTCTTTCTATATTATCAGGGGGTTATAAATTGCGGGTTTTACTTGCTCAAAGTCTGTTTAATAATCCTGATATTTTATTATTAGATGAGCCGACAAACCATTTGGATATTGTTTCAATTTATTGGCTTGAGAATTATTTAAAAAATTCTTTTAAAGGAATATTAATTTTTATTTCACATGATTTGGCTTTTTTAAATAATGTTGCAACGGATATTTTAGATATAGATTATGGAGAAATAAAATCATATACGGGTAATTATGATAATTTTGTTCAAGAAAAAGCAATAATAGCTGAACAGAAATTAAGTGAGCGAAATTTTTTAGAAAAAAAAATAGAAAATATGCAAGCTTGGGTGGATAAATTTAGAGCAGGTACAAGAGCAAGGCAAAGTAGCTCGCGAGAAAAGCAGTTAGAAAAAATACAAGTGCCGGATTTGCAAAAAACTTCACGAATTAGTCCGTTATTTAGATTTTTGCAGCTAAGATCTTCAGGGAAGTTAGTATTAAAAATTGATCAGATAACTAAGAGTTTTGAGGATAAACAAATATTAAATAAAGTAGGTTTTAGCGTATCACGAGGCGAGAAAATTATCATTATCGGTGCAAATGGTATCGGCAAATCTACTTTATTAAAAATTTTGATGAATAAAATAGAAGCTGATCAGGGTAGTTATGAATGGGGATATGAAGCACAAATATCTTATTTTGCTCAAGATCATCATGAATTACTTAATAAAAATATTAGCATTCTTGACTGGCTTAAAAATTACGCTGAAAAAGAAACAGAGAACACCATAAGAAATATATTAGGGCAGGTATTATTTCGTAGTGATGAAGTAAATAAAAATATTCTAAATTTAAGTGGTGGAGAGGGAGCAAGATTATTACTTGCTAAAATGATACTAGAAAAAAGCAATATTTTAGTTCTTGACGAGCCAACAAACCATCTTGATTTAGAATCACGAGAAGCACTTAAAAAAGCCTTGGTTGATTTTGAGGGTACAGTAATATTAGTTACTCACGATCGTGACTTTGCAAGCCTAGCAACTAGAATTATCGCTCTTTCTCATAAAAGAAATATTATCGATTTTAAAGGTAAATATAAAGAATATGTTGAAAAATACGGCAATGATTATCTAAAAATCTGA
- a CDS encoding ATP-binding cassette domain-containing protein produces MNNKVSQLLGGEKARLSLAKIAASSPKLLVLDEITNNLDLETKEHIIQILKSYLSAMLIISHDMDFLKVIEIKDFFRR; encoded by the coding sequence GTGAATAATAAAGTAAGTCAGCTTTTAGGTGGGGAAAAAGCTAGATTAAGCCTAGCTAAAATTGCAGCTAGCTCACCAAAGCTTTTAGTACTTGATGAAATCACTAACAACCTTGATTTAGAGACAAAGGAGCATATAATACAAATTTTAAAATCATATCTAAGTGCGATGTTAATTATTTCACATGATATGGATTTTTTGAAAGTAATCGAAATAAAGGATTTTTTTAGAAGATAA
- the yidD gene encoding membrane protein insertion efficiency factor YidD, which yields MTSILLLLLKFYQYFISPLLGNNCRFYPTCSEYAKDAITSHGNIKGLWLAVKRIIKCQPFCDGGYDPVPPTK from the coding sequence ATGACTAGTATATTATTATTGTTACTCAAATTCTACCAATACTTTATCTCCCCGTTGCTAGGTAATAATTGCCGCTTTTACCCTACTTGTTCAGAGTATGCTAAAGATGCTATAACCTCGCACGGCAATATAAAAGGATTATGGCTTGCTGTTAAAAGAATAATCAAATGCCAACCTTTTTGTGATGGCGGATATGATCCTGTTCCACCTACTAAATAA